Within the Clostridium scatologenes genome, the region TCTAATTACATTGTTATAAGTAATTTTAGTAAGCCAAATTATATTTATAATCATAACTTATATGCCTAAAGATTAAGGCGGAGCCTGATGTTAGAATAATATATTTAGTTTAAAAAGCAAGCTGCTTTCTATTCTGTTGAAATGTCTTAAAAGAGACTTATTATTTATGTGATTGAAAAATATAATGCTAAAGCAGACAAGTATTTCAAATACATTTAATAATCAACTAACTTACTACTTTTTCAGGCTGCGCCATAGGATATTATTAAAATAGCCGAAATATACATAAACTAGATAACAAGTATTATGAAAGCTGCGCTTTTTATTTAGAGTGATATCAGAAAGTAATATATATGTGCGTAATGCACTAAGAAGTAACTTCCAACTGTATGGAGACTGATATATGCTGTGAAGTGAGTTTTCCTTCACAGCATATATCAGCCGGAATACAGTTGAAAGTTACTTCGCTTATGTAGCAATGTACTTATTATGTTAAATAGCATCCATTTCTGAATTTTCGTTATCAGCATTTTGAACAACACTATGATTCTTACCATAAGTGAAGTAAACAATTAAGCCTAATGCCAACCAAGCACAAAAGCCTATCCAAGTTTTTGCCTTCATATTGATTAATAAGTAAATGCAAGCTATTACAGTTACTATAGGAGTAAAAGGTACTCCTGGACATTTGAATTTTCTTTCAAAATCAGGCATAGTTTTTCTAAGTACTATAACTGATATGGATACACATATAAAGCTTAATAATGTTCCAATACTTAAAAATTGTACGATAATGTCAAGTGGTAGTAAACCAGCTATTAATGCTGCTGTAATACCAGTTAGTGCTGTAGAAATATATGGAGTTTTATGTTTTGAGTGTACCTTTGAAAATATCTTAGGAATTAAGCCGTCTCTTGACATAACCATAAATACTCTAACTTGTCCATAAAGTACTGCCATGATTGTAGAAATCATTCCAAGAATTGCACCAACTCCTACTAAAGCAGAACCCCAAGTTATTCCTACTCTTGAAAGTGCACCAGGTACTGCATTTTCAGCTACTATTTCCTTAAAAGGAACCATTCCAGTAAGCACAAAAGCAACTGAAATATATAGCAAACTAACTACTGCTAAACACGCTATAAGACCACGTGGAATATCTTTTTTTGGATCTTCAGCTTCTTCTGCTGAAGTTGAAATTGCATCGAATCCTATATAAGAAAAGAATATTGTAGATGCTCCTGCTGCAACACCCTTCCATCCAAATGGAAAAAGAGGAACGTAGTTAGATGGTTGTATATGTCTTACACCTAGAAATATAAATAAAAGAATTATAAATACCTTAACACCAACGATAATGTTATTTATTCTAGCACTTTCTTGCATTCCATAGTATAAAAGATATGTTATAGCTAAAACTATTAAAATTGCTGGTAAATCTATCAATCCACCTTTGCTTGGGGATGCGATAATAGCATTAGGTAATGAAATATTAAATGTTTTTAATA harbors:
- a CDS encoding amino acid permease, whose amino-acid sequence is MKIFKKKSLEQLMDGVKRTGLKKNLKAKDIAALGVGAVVGVGIFVATGEGAHMAGPGIIISFLIAGMVATLCGLCYIELATMFPVSGSTYSYAYITFGEFIAMLIGWCLTAEYLVAASAVASGWSGTFVGILKTFNISLPNAIIASPSKGGLIDLPAILIVLAITYLLYYGMQESARINNIIVGVKVFIILLFIFLGVRHIQPSNYVPLFPFGWKGVAAGASTIFFSYIGFDAISTSAEEAEDPKKDIPRGLIACLAVVSLLYISVAFVLTGMVPFKEIVAENAVPGALSRVGITWGSALVGVGAILGMISTIMAVLYGQVRVFMVMSRDGLIPKIFSKVHSKHKTPYISTALTGITAALIAGLLPLDIIVQFLSIGTLLSFICVSISVIVLRKTMPDFERKFKCPGVPFTPIVTVIACIYLLINMKAKTWIGFCAWLALGLIVYFTYGKNHSVVQNADNENSEMDAI